GAAGCCGACCGCCGTAAACAGGTCCCTGGCAAAGACCAGGATGACGGCAATCACCAGGGCGATCGCCGAGACGGTGCGGATCTGCCGGTTCAGATAGGCCTTTGCCCCCTCCTCGATGGCGGCGGCGATTTGTCTCATCCGCGCATTACCGGGCGAGGCTGCAATGATCTTCCGGATCAAAAATCCGGCTCCGCCCAGGCCGACAACAGCACAAAGCAAAGCGAACCAGATGCCTGATTGCAGGAGGAAAGCGGTGGCCAAGGAGGGAAAAATCATAGTTTGCGTAATGAAAGGTACAACTAGTGGCGAAGGGTTGGCGCTTTTGCAACACTTACGCTCGTGCAAGTTGTACAAGTTTCACCTAAAGCGGGTTTCAGGTGACGCCCGCCAGCCCGTCCTGGGCAGAGTGCGACACCGTATCTTGACTGATAGACCGGCAGACCTGCCGGTTTCACGGCAGACTTGCCGGTTTTATTTCACCACCCACTGCAGAATTGCTTTTTGCGCGTGGAGGCGGTTCTCAGCCTGGTCGAAGATCGTCCGGGCGTGCCGCTCAAGAATCGCTTCCGTGATTTCCTTGCCCCGGTACGCCGGCAGGCAATGCAACACCAGGGCGCCCGGGCGCGCCTGCGCGAGCAAGTCGTCGTTAAGCTGATAGGGCGCCAATTCGCGAAGCCGCTCAGCGCCTTCCGCCTCACGTCCCATGCTTACCCAGACATCGGTATAGAGAACGTCTGCTCCGGCGGCAGCAGCGGCCGGATCCTCGTTGAAGCTGATATTCGAGTTGGCCAGCCGGTTCTTGAACTCAGGCGAAGGCTGGTAGCCGCTGGGGGCGGCGACCCGCAGCGCGAAGCCGAGGCGTTCCGCCGCCCACATCCATGATCGCGCCACGTTGCAATCGCCATCGCCCAGGAAACAGACGGTCATGTCCTCGACCGTTTTGCGCCGTTCCCGGATGGTGAACAGGTCCGCCACAATCTGGCAGGGATGCTCCTCGTCCGTAAGGGCGTTGATCGTCGGCAGCCCGCTGAATTCGGCAAACGTTTCCAGGTCAGCTTGTGCAAACGTGCGAATGATCGCCCCGTGCGCCATCCGGCCGAGCACGCGGGCGGTATCGGTGATCGGTTCGCCGCGCCCGAGTTGGATGTCCTGCGGCGCAAGGAACATCGCGCTCGCCCCCAACTCGCGCAAGCCGACCTCGAAGCTCACGCGCGTTCGCGTCGACGGTTTGTTAAATAGCAGCGCCCACGTTTGCCCGCTCAGCAGGCTTTGCGGTTTGGTGGTGCGCGTCGCCTTGAAGGTCTGGCTTGCCTCCAGCAACTCCCGGAGATCGCCTTCACCGAGTTGTTCGATCGATAAGAAGTTCCGCATATGCCGGTTCACTTACCCTTCGCGAAGGGTTCGCCCGAGGATATCCAGCGCCTGATCCATCTCGTCCTGCCGTACGTTCAGGGGCGGCAGCAAACGTATGACCGCCGGCCCGGCCGGAACCGCCAGCAGACCGTTTTCCATCAGCCGGGTCACGACCCGCTGTGCCGCCATCTTGCCGCCCGGCTGGGTTTCCGGCCGTTGAAAACGAGCATCCAGTTCCAGGCCCAGCATCAGACCGAAGCCGCGGACCTCTTTGATTCCGTCGAGCCGGCGGAGCCGCTCCACGGCGTAAGCACCCAGGCGATTCACGTTCCCAAGCAAATCCTCTTCCTCGATGGTCTGGAGCACCGCCAGCGACGCCGCGCAGGCCAGGGGCGTGCCGCCGAACGTGGTGCCGTGGGTTCCAGGCTGCAGCAGGTCGCAGAGCGCGATCTCCGAGCCGCCCCGCCGTTTCAGCGGTTTTGCCCTGAACCAGGTCGCTCCCAGCGGGAAACCGCCGCCGATCCCCTTGGCCCAGCTCACCGCATCCGGATCGACGTCAGGGGCGACCGGTCTCCAGGCCGCCCAGGATCCGACCCGGCCGAGGCCGCACTGAATTTCGTCAAACATCAACAAGAGGTGATGCTCGTCACAAAGGGCCCGCAGGCCCCTCAGGAACTCAGGCGTTGCCACGTGGATTCCACCCTCGCCCTGTACAACCTCGACCAACACCCCCGCCGTTTGCGGGGTGATGGCTTCCCGGACCGCCTCGAGGTCATTGTACGGCACATGCCGAAACCCGGCGAGAAGCGGGCCAAACCCGACTTTAACCTTTTCCTGGCCGGTCGCAGATATACCGGCCATGGTGCGACCGTGAAACGAGCGCTCGAAGGTGATGATTTCATAACGCGGCGTCTCGTCCCCGCCGGGTCCCGCACATTCGTTGCCGAATTTCCGCGCAACTTTGATCAGCGCTTCATTGGCCTCCGCGCCGCTGTTGGAAAAGAAAACCTTGCCGGGAAGGCCGATCAGGTTCACGAGGCGCCGTGCCAGCTCACCCTGAGGCCGGGTGTAGTACAGGTTGGAAGTGTGAATGAGTTGCGCCGCCTGCGTGGTGATGGCCTCGAGGAGCCGCGGATGCTTGTGCCCCAAGGTCGAAACGGCGATGCCCGCCCCGAAATCGAGGTACGATTTTCCGTTTTCATCCCAGACGCGCGGGCCCTCGCCACGTACCAGGACGAGGTCATAGCGCCCGTAGTTCGGCACGACGTACTGCGCGAAAAGCTGTCGGGTATCCTCCATAGCGTGACGGTAGCAGGTAACGGGTAACGGGTAACGGGTAACGAGTAGCGGGTAATAGGCCGTAGGCAACTCAAGAATCAGGCATGCTACCGGCCGGTAATGGCCGGCTAAAGCGCCTTCGCTCCGCCAGACCGCCCGTTACGCGACGATCTCGGTGCCGATTCCCCTGGTTGTAAACATCTCCAGGAGGAGCGCGTGCGGAACCCGGCCATCGATCAGGTGCACTTTTCCGACGCCCTGGCCCAACGCGGCCACGGCCGACTGCACCTTGGGAATCATCCCGCCTTCGATGATTTCATCGGCGATCAGGCGCGCAGCGTTTTCCCGAGTCACCGTCGGGATCAAGGAGTTAGGATCTTTGACGTCACGCATCACGCCAAGGACGTCGCTGACAAAAATCATCTTCGCCGCGCGCAAGGCACCGGCCATGGCTCCGGCGGCCACGTCGGCGTTTACGTTCAAAACCACCCCATCTTCGGTTTCGCCGATCGGCGAGATCACCGGGACGACGCCGCGTTCGATCCCTTCCCGGACCCCGTCCAGACGCAACGAAACGACTTCACCCACAAATCCGACGTCTACCAGTTGCTTGCCGTCAATTTGCGGCGGCAGTTTCCGCGCGACGAAAACGTCGCGGCCCGAAAACCCTTCGGCGCGGCCGCCGAAGGAAGCCATCGTATCAACGATTTTCGGCCGGATCACCCGGTCGAGCACCTCCTCGACGATCTTGATCGCGGTAGCATCGGTCACCCGCAGGCCGGAAACGAACCGGGGCGCCTGGCCTGCCTCGCGCATTTTTTGGGAAATCGCCTTTCCGCCGCCATGGACCAGAACCGGGTTGACGCCGACCGCCTCAAGAAATACCACGTCTCGCAGCAGCCGTTCGACCAGGTGCTCATCCTCCATTGCACTGCCGCCGTACTTGATCACGAACGTTTGACCCCGGAAACGCTGGATGAACGGCAACGCTTCCAGTAAAACCTCGGCCCTTTCAAGCTCGGTTCGATGGTACATAGGACTGGTTCCGCTAGCTACTCGCTAAGGTTAAATTTTACGTAATCCGTGGTTAGATCGGTCGTGAATACCTTGTATTCGGCCGTTCCAAGATGGAGGTCAATGGTCACCGTGAAGTTTTTGTTCCTCAGAATTTCCTTCAGCTTCTCCGGCGGCGTGTCGCTCGCCATCCCGTGTTCGGCGGCTACCACGCCGTTGTAGAAGATGTCTACCATTTCCTCACGGACGTTTATCGCAGCGTAACCAACCGCGTCCATCACCCGCCCCCAGTTGGGATCTTCACCGCACCACGAGCACTTGACCAGCATCGAGTTAGCCACCGCTTCCGCCGCCTTCCGCGCGTCCCGGCAGGTGGCGGCATTCTTGACGTGGACCTCCACAAATTTACTCACCCCCTCGCCGTCTTCGACGATCATGCGGGCCAGCTGACGAGTGACGAAATGCAAGCCATGGGCAAACGCGTCGTAAAGGGCGCTCTGCGGCTGCAGCAGCTCGGCGCCCGACTGCCCGTTGGCGAGGCAGATCGCCGTATCGTTCGTGCTCATGTCGCCATCGACCGTGATCCGGTTGAACGACTGCTCGACGCTCTCCAGGAAAAGCTTCTGCAGATCCCGTTTTGCGATCGCCGCGTCCGTGGTCACAAAGCAGAGCATGGTCGCCATGTCCGGGTTGATCATCCCCGCCCCTTTCGCCACGCCGCCGATCCGCACCGGCTTCCCCGCCAGGCTGAGCTCGATCGCAATCTCCTTTTCAAAGGTGTCGGACGTCATGATCGCCCGCGCCACGGCCCGCCCGTTGTCGGCGTGAAGCTTGCCGGCCAGCTCCGGAACCGCTTTCTCAATTCGCTCGATCGGCAATTCCCGCCCGATCCGGCCGGTCGAACACACCAAGAACTGCTT
This genomic stretch from Verrucomicrobiota bacterium harbors:
- the argJ gene encoding bifunctional glutamate N-acetyltransferase/amino-acid acetyltransferase ArgJ, translating into MDSPFHEITGAVTAPRGFRAAAIGCGIKEGGQAGRPRDDLALIVSDFPAVGAATFTTNKIKAAPVRVSMDHLRSAELRGIIANSGNANACTGADGIRCAKRMTAAAAGALGWNEKQFLVCSTGRIGRELPIERIEKAVPELAGKLHADNGRAVARAIMTSDTFEKEIAIELSLAGKPVRIGGVAKGAGMINPDMATMLCFVTTDAAIAKRDLQKLFLESVEQSFNRITVDGDMSTNDTAICLANGQSGAELLQPQSALYDAFAHGLHFVTRQLARMIVEDGEGVSKFVEVHVKNAATCRDARKAAEAVANSMLVKCSWCGEDPNWGRVMDAVGYAAINVREEMVDIFYNGVVAAEHGMASDTPPEKLKEILRNKNFTVTIDLHLGTAEYKVFTTDLTTDYVKFNLSE
- a CDS encoding aspartate aminotransferase family protein, whose translation is MEDTRQLFAQYVVPNYGRYDLVLVRGEGPRVWDENGKSYLDFGAGIAVSTLGHKHPRLLEAITTQAAQLIHTSNLYYTRPQGELARRLVNLIGLPGKVFFSNSGAEANEALIKVARKFGNECAGPGGDETPRYEIITFERSFHGRTMAGISATGQEKVKVGFGPLLAGFRHVPYNDLEAVREAITPQTAGVLVEVVQGEGGIHVATPEFLRGLRALCDEHHLLLMFDEIQCGLGRVGSWAAWRPVAPDVDPDAVSWAKGIGGGFPLGATWFRAKPLKRRGGSEIALCDLLQPGTHGTTFGGTPLACAASLAVLQTIEEEDLLGNVNRLGAYAVERLRRLDGIKEVRGFGLMLGLELDARFQRPETQPGGKMAAQRVVTRLMENGLLAVPAGPAVIRLLPPLNVRQDEMDQALDILGRTLREG
- the argF gene encoding ornithine carbamoyltransferase, with the translated sequence MRNFLSIEQLGEGDLRELLEASQTFKATRTTKPQSLLSGQTWALLFNKPSTRTRVSFEVGLRELGASAMFLAPQDIQLGRGEPITDTARVLGRMAHGAIIRTFAQADLETFAEFSGLPTINALTDEEHPCQIVADLFTIRERRKTVEDMTVCFLGDGDCNVARSWMWAAERLGFALRVAAPSGYQPSPEFKNRLANSNISFNEDPAAAAAGADVLYTDVWVSMGREAEGAERLRELAPYQLNDDLLAQARPGALVLHCLPAYRGKEITEAILERHARTIFDQAENRLHAQKAILQWVVK
- the argB gene encoding acetylglutamate kinase; this encodes MYHRTELERAEVLLEALPFIQRFRGQTFVIKYGGSAMEDEHLVERLLRDVVFLEAVGVNPVLVHGGGKAISQKMREAGQAPRFVSGLRVTDATAIKIVEEVLDRVIRPKIVDTMASFGGRAEGFSGRDVFVARKLPPQIDGKQLVDVGFVGEVVSLRLDGVREGIERGVVPVISPIGETEDGVVLNVNADVAAGAMAGALRAAKMIFVSDVLGVMRDVKDPNSLIPTVTRENAARLIADEIIEGGMIPKVQSAVAALGQGVGKVHLIDGRVPHALLLEMFTTRGIGTEIVA